The sequence below is a genomic window from Gossypium hirsutum isolate 1008001.06 chromosome A11, Gossypium_hirsutum_v2.1, whole genome shotgun sequence.
CTCACTTAGCCCATAGTAGACTCAAGTGAACAAAAAAGATATACAAAATGTAATCACGTAGTGTATGAGCATGTATGTGCTAGATTTTCACTAACACTTGAAATGTTAAAAGCATGAGAAACGTAGTGCTAAATTCATGAGCGCACTAAGTattcctaatgtcatgacatctaTATCCTACAAGTTCAATAATTGTCTGCTTAGGCATTATCAATGATATATACTCTATTAATCTTTTAACTGAAGTCTAACTTTATCACTTTCATATTCACGTAACTTTTTTTCACACTTTACAAAGTAGCCCTCAGTTTCACATATCAAAGCACGCACATAAATAACAATTAATCattttctctatttatttttcatattattgcttctcataatttctttctcattttctaaatttatatttatatatatagttatcaaattcataaaattaacatttgAATTAGTAATTTTACACTTGATCTTTTTATATGGTAAGAAGGATTCAAAAAGTATTTACATAATTGACTAGGTTGTACTTCTTTCTATCTTCTTTCAAgctttatgtatttattttcctTTGTCCACACTTCTTGCAACCTCTTTCTtatctttcttttaatttcacaTCAATATCACAAAACATGACAAATCAAAACACTTGTATATAATAATTTCATGCTCAACTAATCAAAATAAATACAGTGCTagcttattggtaccttgatCTTACTAAGGTTTCCCATGAGAAATTGATGGTTTTTATCTTAGAGGGGTCTTTAATGGTGATTAGGGACTAGattggaaaaaaagaaaaaaaatctttctTTTACAATGGTGGAGAcatgagagaagaagaaaaactaTAGAGAAAGTTCTTCATACTAGcttaaaatattctaaataataatataataatataaattaaaatattatggcACGATTATAATCCACTTTCAATGGCTAAATTGACTTTTTAATTTCTCATGACATCTAATGGCCCACATTATGACAACATTTCTTTATTTCTCTAATTTTTCTTAATCTAATAATTATCTTTTTGTTAAATTTCCTTGCTACccattaaaaatctttaaaattccTCTCTTGAGTCACTATgcactttggtaaaattatactCCTTGTCTTTTTACATTTTCaccaattcaatttcatccttttataCTTTAGATTTCACACTTTGACCTTAACacttttcacaactttacaaattagtctataccctatattaatatttattagtatatcaatcttttaaattttctttgattttctacCACCTTCCCTACTAACGTTAATaaatcacattttatttattctgtaaaatccaactcatattttatCGAAATAGCACTACTTACAACCAAGGGGGTTTGAGGCAGGCAAAAAATCGCTCGACCTTATTGTCATCCCTGGTTAGAGGTGTGTGTTTTAGAATTAAATATGTTGGCTATATGTTTGGTATCATTTCGAGCCATTTGGGTATGTTTTGAACATGTTTTTGTTAAGTTTTCTTCACTTTTTAGCCTTTATCTGTAGTTCTGAGCACTAAGTCTTGAGACAGAACGAACTATCTCAAGATAGGATGATTTTTCAAGAACAGGTCTTGAGACATAGTAGGTAAGTCTCGAGATAAAGGTCATTTTGTCTTAAGACATTCGAAGTCAATAGCTAAACTTCACCTTAAAGATCCAAAGTCTCGAGACAGGCGACTAGGTATCTAGACATAACCCCTAAGTCTCGAGACATGAGGATAGGTCTCAAAACATAACCCCTAAGTCTCAAGACctgcaaaaaaaattcaaaatttggtTTCAGGGGACTAATATCTCGAGACATTAACTTATTGTCTCGAGATGTAAGggcatgttttgttatctttgttctttttcaataaattttattttttgtagtgATGTAAAAATGTTTGAAACATTAATATGCATGCATATAACTTGaatttaagtgaaatttaaatgaataattgATTGATCGAGTTGCTCCAATAACAGATGTAATGATTCATATTTAGAATAGGCCTCTGAAGTAGATACGAGGTGTTGCACATTGGTTCAAGACCATCGAAATACATTATACACAAAGAAATGCACGAGTGACAAGGTGCCCTCGCACCATAATTATACATCCCAAGTAGGTTTTATTCCTCTTATAATTTTTCAATTACTTGCTATTCTTCATGAGTTTCAAAGCTTACATGCTATTATTTTGGGCTGATATTTGAGGATCCAAAAGCCCAAATGAAAGCAATCCCCCGTCAAGATATCAAGGCTTTTCTCTCCTAACCTCATCTTGCTTTCATCATTTTTACTTTGAGATGTATAGCTAGGCCCACTTCCAGGTGAAATTCTAATGGGCTTTAATTTAATTACTTGAAACTCCACATTCCAATAGGATTATTATTGGGTAAActattatttgataaaaatttcttaagtagAGATTATTAGAAGGGGATATGTGtccatttatttacttttttaagtgtattttaaagataaatataCTACTTgtggaattttttttctttctactaATCGTATAATGGAAATTGATAATAATCCCATCTAAGatgtatctatttatttatttttaattatatttcaaaTGTCCTAGTTgtggaaatttttttctttctaattaataataatccattcttatatttatatttatatttatatttgatatccTGATAATGTAATAGTGGATTTAAAAATTGTTGACAAGTCATCAACatttaattcatcaaaattagtcattgagttttaatttttttaatatgaatattattatcaatgtaaagatttaagtatattaaaacatattatcttcttatttataaattgagaaaaaattacacctaattttaaatattatctatatatattttatcaGCACTTATAatggaatgataaaataataaatatttgtttttatggaaaatactaaaatagtacagtataattttaattaattaatttactggCCAACTCTCGGTCTCCCTGTTCCCCACTACCATAAGGGGCTCGAAACTTGACCGTTGAGACTCGAGAGACCTTGAAAAGAGGCACCAAagcaagagagagagaaagaagcaGAGAACAATGGCAGCAATAGGAAACGAGACCCAACCACTTGAATCCTCACCAAACAACTTGGATCAGCAATATCATCTACAACCCCACAATGACTGCAAAATCCAAACCCCTAAAATCTCATTGTATGAGCAGTCCAGAGAAGAACGGATCAAAGAAAACCTTCAAAGGATGCAGCAGCTTGGTCTCAAAGACCTCTCCAACTCCCTCCTCAACTCCACTCCTCGCCTCTCTTCAAGGCGCGGCCGTCCTCGTGTTGGCGGTAAGCCGCCAGTTACCCCTCTGTCTTCTCCCTTGCCGTCATCTGACCAACTCCGCCGCTCCTCGAGGTGATTTCATTGTTGCCCTTGTGTATTTTATTTCCATATGGCTTTTTGAATACCCATTGGACCTAAGTAGAAGCAGACACTACCAAAATCTCtatgaaagagaaaaaaaaaagatatcttttatattctttttcctttttacttaaaaaaaaaaaggaaaataaagggaaGAAGCTTATAATTTCGGATAATATTGCAAGTTCAGAACTAATTAATATTTTGATGGATTTGGTTAGGTTGCAAAATACTACTCCAGTGATCTATTCAGAGGCAGTTTCGGCAAAAAAAGAAGAGCTTTTCGAGGATGTGGAACTGAAGCTAGGGAAATCAGAGGTGTATACAGAAGCGCATGAGAAGCTTTTGGGTAACACTGAGAGGAGCTGGACACTTTTTGTGGATGGATATGGACGTGATGGCAGACGGATTTATGATTCCGTCAAAGGAAAGACTTGTCATCAATGCAGGTCTAGGAATCTTTCTTATTCCATCTGCATTATATCTTCCATGGAAATATGATATGGCTGCACAACAAATTTCAATTCTTATCCGCCAACATTAATAGTTTTAACTTCATGCTCAACTAAAAGGGAACAGTTTGATTAGGCGATACAAATTTTCAGTTTTCTAGTTTTTTCGCCTTCATCTTCTGAAAATGAAGGCGAGCTTGAAAAGGAACTATCCCTTTTTAAACTGCTTTTGATCTGAATTCCTTGTAATCACTTGTAGTTGTGTTGAGACGCAGGATCCTTTGCTTGATTATTGTTCTCCCCTACGTCACATTGCCTCTGATCTGATCATTTTCAATGGTCACATAAGAACTATAGACATAAACTTGGTTTAAATTGTATGATAGCCTTTCAGTTTGTAACTATTACTTTGTTAATTTGAGAAAcatttgaattgtgaattgtgaCAATCTTCTtaccttttcttcttttttctgctTCCACATTGGTCAGCACCAATTATTCAttgtttgaaaataatattttattcgtATATTACTTCTGAAAATGTTGTACCATGACTCTAAGCTGTTAAATTGATCTCATTTAGTCACAAGATGGAAAATGCTATGTTGCAGGCAGAAAACACTTGGTCATCGTACTAACTGTAGCAAATGCAATATGGTCCAAGGACAGTTCTGTGGTGATTGTTTATACATGAGGTATGAAATTTTGTTAATGTGTATGCCTTACTTAACCTCTGTCCTTTGTTTTGTCCTGCAGTTGTAGATATCCGTTCATATGTAACTAAATATTGATGTTTCTAGCTTTTGGCTAGAATCGTATCTTATAAATCTTTCTGAACCTTTAGTTCTAGATAGTTATTTCCTTCTAGTGGTGGTTTTGTTGTTAATTTGCGTTCTAAATGTGCAGATATGGGGAGCATGTGCTTGAAGCCAATGAGAACCCAAATTGGGTTTGCCCAGTCTGCCGTGGGATTTGCAACTGTAGTTTATGCCGGCAAGCAAAAGGATGGGCCCCTACTGGCTCTCTTTATAGGAAGGTAAGTCATCATTTGCATTGATAAAAAAAAGGTCCCATCTTTTGTGCATGTTGTTGCTTAGAGacatttaattttttctaaagGTCTAAGCTTCTTTATCCACCTTCCAGGTAACAAAAATGGGCTTCAAGTCAGTTGCACATTATCTCATCCAAACCCGGCATGTGCAAACCAATGTTGAAAAGAACTCAGATAATACTGATCAAGTTTCTGCTAAGAGGTCACTTTCCTTTCCAGCTCCGGAATTGCCTTCAGAAGAATCTCCTGCAGTCGATAATAATCAGCTTGTAACATCAAAGCCTCAATCTGGAGAGGATGGCTTGAGCAGTGAGAAAAAAGAACAACAAGCATACCCAGAACCAAATACTTCGATTATCCATCAAAATCCTGCAAGCAAACCGTTGCTATTCTCAAAGAATGAAACAGAGTTTGAGAAAGGGGAGTCTACAAAGATCAACCTTGATTTCGGGAACAAGAGAGATGATGAATTCATATGTCAACATGAAAAGGAGTTGGATTTCACTGACAAAGAACCCGTTGATAGTCCTGTGACATTGGAAACCAGACCAGAAAAGAAGCATGCGTCTTCCAGTGAATCAACCCCTGGCAGTATTGCCGGAAGACTAAAACAGGTGTGGGGAAGCGACCGGACCCATGATGAGACAGTTTTGGATGGTGCTGGCAAAAATGTAGATGTAGGCTATGCCGTGTCAGAGAGTAGTCCAAATCTTATAAAGAGACCTGCGTCTGCTATTGGAAATAGCCTCGACAGTAATGCTGCAAAACTGAAGCAAAGGCGTCAACTAGGCAAGGATTGTGATGAACAAGGGTTACTGGGCGCAAATGGGAGTGTGTCTGATGAGGCTGCAGAAAACATATCATCACGGAAGGAGTCCAAGGCCAACCTGAAGCATTGTACTTCTGGAACTAATATGGACTGTATTGCTAGAAGATTGAGGCCTCGAAACAAAGCACTTTGAAGAAGCAGTTTCATCACCAAGTTACCTTTTTGTCAAACTAGGATAGAGTTTATGATGATGCTTTTATCGGCACAGTGGAAGTATCCAAATATTTTGTTTAGTGGTTGTATCTAGTAGCAAACTATCTGAAGAAACAGTTTCCCATTCTTCCTATTACTGCTGTCAAGCCACTGTTGGCTTGCTTTTGTGTGTTAAGCGTTTAGTAGATTAAAATAGGGGGTGCAATATTTTGGATACTTGCCGAGCCCCGTTTTCATGAAACCTTTGAGGTTTACATTTATGGTATATTAAAAATCTGTGGTTGAGTCATGAATAGTTGCAGTTCAGATATAAATTATATAGTgtagatataaatataaaaacaatgTTATTATATTAAACCCTCAAATAATGAGTAAACTTTCAACTTTAAACCATAGCAAGCACAGACCATTCCCAGATTTACTTACAACTGTTAAGCCACAAAGAAACATAACGCTTTTCTTGGTTTGAACATTTGCATTAGCAGTCGTGAAAATAAAAGGAAGATCTTATAGGTCCCAAAAAGAAAGTAGCCCATGGCCCAACATTAAAAGCATGTTTCCACCCTAGCTCGGATTTGGTTAAGAAAACCCTTGCAGTTCCCCCAAGACAAATTAAACTACAATCATGGTTATTAAAAGTTATGTTTGAAGGTTATTAAATGTTGTTTCATAGGACGCTTAGGATCATTCATTTGCCTACTCTTAGTGTTTATCCGAGGTTTATTTGACAAAAtctttttgatataataaatattatgttttgaataaaatcaattaattaacACTCGGTAAAATTGTActtcaaaattatttctaaaatataaatatgtcaaatttatatttagaaaaattttcaaggcCAAGTAAATTAAAACAACACTTCAAAAGATTTTCAAACAAGTT
It includes:
- the LOC107897077 gene encoding uncharacterized protein — its product is MAAIGNETQPLESSPNNLDQQYHLQPHNDCKIQTPKISLYEQSREERIKENLQRMQQLGLKDLSNSLLNSTPRLSSRRGRPRVGGKPPVTPLSSPLPSSDQLRRSSRLQNTTPVIYSEAVSAKKEELFEDVELKLGKSEVYTEAHEKLLGNTERSWTLFVDGYGRDGRRIYDSVKGKTCHQCRQKTLGHRTNCSKCNMVQGQFCGDCLYMRYGEHVLEANENPNWVCPVCRGICNCSLCRQAKGWAPTGSLYRKVTKMGFKSVAHYLIQTRHVQTNVEKNSDNTDQVSAKRSLSFPAPELPSEESPAVDNNQLVTSKPQSGEDGLSSEKKEQQAYPEPNTSIIHQNPASKPLLFSKNETEFEKGESTKINLDFGNKRDDEFICQHEKELDFTDKEPVDSPVTLETRPEKKHASSSESTPGSIAGRLKQVWGSDRTHDETVLDGAGKNVDVGYAVSESSPNLIKRPASAIGNSLDSNAAKLKQRRQLGKDCDEQGLLGANGSVSDEAAENISSRKESKANLKHCTSGTNMDCIARRLRPRNKAL